ACCTCAGATCAAATAgtgttgcccatattttacaaagtaGAACCCTCGCAAGTGCGACATCTTACAGGGAGATTGGGAGATGCTATCAATGCACATAGAGAGAATCTGGACGAAATGGTTGTGAAGGAATGGGAGAAAGCACTTGAAGAAGTGAGTTCCTTGAAAGGATGGGAATCGGAGAAAACTAATAATGGGTACATTACTCTCCACAAAAAGTCGTTTAGTTTCTCATAATTAGATCTTgcttgaaaaataatataaatattgccattatatattgaaatttatattgTTATTTGACAGGCATGAAGGAGCGATAGTTAAAACAGTTGTTCGAAaagttatgagtgaattaaaaAGACTTTTTCAGCTAATCGTTCCTGAACAATTAGTGGGAGTTGATGATCGTGTGGAACAGATTATGAGCTCCATAGATGATATATTCAATGGTACAAAGATAATTGGAATTCATGGAATGGGCGGCATcggtaagacaactcttgcaaAGGTGTTATACAACAAACTCTCATGTAAGTTTGAGTATCTTAGCTTTGTGGCAGATATTCGAGAAACTTGTGTACGCAAGGGCATCGAATGTCTACAAAAGCAACTCATTTCCAACATAAGAGGACCTTCTTGTGATGTGTCTAATGTTGGTGAGGGAATCCATGTCATCAAATCTCGATTTACAAGTAAGAAAGTCCTTATTCTTTTGATGACATGGATGATAATTCTCACTTGAATGCTTTGGTCGGAGATGGTAGTTGGTTTGGACCTGGAAGCATAGTCATCATAACAACTAGAAACAAGGGCATTCTTGATAAAACTAGGGCAAGCCACATCCACCAACTCGACAAGTTGTCTTTGGATCAATCATTGATCTTATTtagtagacatgcatttcgTAATGATTCTCCTGAAAGTGATTATGCCAATATCTCTCGTGATGTTGTATCTACCACTGGGGGGCTTCCCTTAGCTCTCGAAGTTATAGGTTCATTCCtatgtggaaagaaagaagaagtatGGAAAgatacattaaaaaattaaacaaggtGCCAAATAAGAGAGTGCAAGAGAAATTGAGGATAAGTTACGATGCATTAGATTTTGAGGAGCAAcagatatttttggatattgcatgtttttttattggatcACATAAACAAAGTCCAACCTATATGTGGGATGCCTGTGATTTTTACCCGGAGAATGGAATTGAAGTACTTAGTCTTTTgtccctaattaaaattgatgagTCCGGCAAACTAttgatgcatgatcaattacgagatcttggaagggaaattgttcgtcAAGAAAATCCAAAGGAGCCTAAGGAGCGCACTAGATTGTGGAATCATGAGGAAGTAATAGATGTGCTTGACAATAGCAAGGTAAGAGATTTCTCCAATTGTCTTAACGAATGCGAGTCCATCTTCTCTTTCATGTTTGATATAAAAATTGTCGTCAGTCTTGAGTCCCCAAAATTTATCGCCTCTATTAACAAAAGAGCTCCTTCGATTAAGTGCCGTTCTTGCCTGATATTAGACATAGATGAGGAGTAATTTTTGGTTATTGATGATTGATATATATCTTTACCTCATAGTATTGTGGTGAGGACCCTCTCCTTAAGTAACTTCAATGCAACAACAAAACTACAAAAAACATGATATTTGACAGGGCACTTCCAAGGACACCTGTTAATTGTTAGGTGCCACGCTTTTTCCACATATTTGTTTGATGCACATGTTTGATGTTTGGAttcctcttttgattttttgtgaggtcttttccttctttttgcctTTACTGAATAAGGACTTCTGATGAGTTGTTTGCTATGATAAATAAGACCTCCATTAATTTGTGACGACTAGCCATCTTGgttcttgtatttttcaagtTAGGTTAAGTACAATTAGCGTCCTAACTATTACTATTTTCGAGGTTTAGCCCCCAATCTattttttccctcaatttaGTCCTTTATCTTTCATAGTTGTGGAATTGAGTCCTTGTTGTCAACTGTTAGTTAACACCATAAATTTGCTGATGTGGCCATCATATTTAATTCTGACAAAAATAccacaaaattcataaaatatgtCCATTATGACAATAAtacttgacatttttttttcatatcacCAGTATCCTAAATTGTAccaatgtgatttttttttatatagtttagaatttttggtaaTACTACAAAAAGTTTTGGTTATTGGTGTCATAGTGCGTATAGTTcagagttttttgtgatattaacttttatttatatgttGTATATGCATAACCATGTAATAGAAACCTCTaaacataatttaattaattttatttgttctaaGAATTTgctaatactttttttttttttgtgacagtCGATTATTTTTCTGTTGTTCCCTTTGTAATAATGGTTTGTTAAACATGGGCTATCCTGTTGCTACAATTATTTCTACATTATTCAACTATTATTAATGAGCATCTTATTTAGCCAGggtttaattaatatattttacctATAAGCATTTGTTAAATAACGGCTATCAGGTTATATAATTGTTtaattggtttttttatttgttaaatattGACTATCATGTGATAATAGATATTTCTACATCATTCAACTCTTATTGAGCATTTTATTTAGTAGCGTATATAGTGCATtaacataatttattttttaaatatgggCTATCAtgttacataattttttattgatttattaatatcatttactTATGAAATGCGAGAAAATATTATCTCATAATGAGTATCaataattttattgaattatatattatttttccttttatgatggacaattttttgGATCTATCTATTTGTAAAGCAtgttaaataattttattgtgGGGATGGATATTCATTAGTCAAAATGGGTATCCAAACGCCTTTTCAACCATAATAGTCGTAGCTTATTATATACTTCACTATATTTATTGTTGAAATATACACAGTTGTGTGATAGATTCCTCTAaacatatgcttttttttttccttctatgataagtaattttattatactaatttatttctaaagcatgttaaatatttggtGATGATGGATATCTTTtcagtttatttttttaatgttatttatttgtcaaatatagGTTGGTACAATATTGATCTTCTGATATTAATATTGACCAATatgatttaattattatttctcAAATATGAGCCCATTGCACATAATAAATGATAGATACTTAAAATGTTTTCATTGCTATAAGATATATTTAACTAGTGCTTAATGTATGTGTATAGCTAAATAGCTATATTATGTAATAATgctttatttgttttgcaaaaaataatttaatgaaatattttcctaaaaatgattgcttttaTCACTtactaaaatgaataaatgaaaatattattttcatcatccacaaaaatgtttaaacataaatttttatcgattatgaaatttttttcattaactaattatttcaaatgatacaagtaatcattttctggaaaatattttctaaacattcatttttcttcagaAAAGGGAGCCCGGGTCTATAAATTAAAGTAAGAcataaaaaatgttgaaattttaCAATAAAGGGACTTATAGAGGCATACGTACattatttagatttttagtaCTCAAAATACGTTTAGCTTCTAATGTGCACTCTAATAATCTCAAAGGTCATGATCCCGGAAAAAAGTTTATACTAGATTTTTCAGTGGTGAATTAAGAATTAATTGCAACATTATATTCATACTTTCATAAGTTATATAATTGCAATGATAAAATATCGATAATATTAATTAGTTTGAGAACCGTGTAGCTTCCACAGACATATGTTGACAAAAGTACATATTCAATCACATAATTACAAACTTTGTAATGTCAAAGaatattcaaaactaaaatttaatatgatatttattaaacttggacttcaagtattttaacaatataCACATAACTTCTTTTTGATAGTGAATCATCAAGTTTAAATTTTTGTCATAAAGTAACCTTACATTTGCAACTTTTTTTAGAAACTTGTAAGAGAATGATAGTAATAAACACAAATTTACAACCATATATTTCAATAGTACTTTAATTCAACGATCAAAATTAGGATAAGAAATAATATCGGTTCTAAAttctttgagaaaatgataatcACAGCCATGTAGTCACACAATAACGGTCAACGACATCCTTATAGTCTAATGAGTTAAATGCACAATCAGAGATAGCTCTCATCTCTTCTTAATAGTTGTATTTAAGTCGAAATAATTTTGAACTATTAGAACAAAATCTGAACGTTACGCATCGTGCAGAAATTCTACAAAGGAGCATCTATTGCCGGCAAAGTGACGGATCAAATTTTATAAGTGAGATTGATGAGCGTAATATCAGTAAAAATAGTGTAGTTCATAGCAATGGTTCATTCCTATACTTTTAATTACGGTTCTCGTCTGTAATTAAATATGGTATGCAACAAAAAGCAATCATAACGAAACGATGATTTGTTTAAGCATCAAGCACTAATGTGTGAATGTCGTGAGTATCTTTAATTAAAGATTACTAAATATAGAAATTGAGATGCAGAATATAATGAAGTAAGAAGATTATTGAAAAAATGCTAGGGATGCTTTTCGGCGAGcatatttttccacaaaaataatCAACCGAATACAGCATTGCTTAGCATTGAAAAAAGCGTATCTATGAAGTTATcgacaaaagtacaataaataTACAAGAAACATTTGAAGGATAAATAAGTAGTGCCTCATCTAAAAGAATAAAAGCTTGAAGGGAGATCAAGCCACTCAACAAATCCGCATTGCGACTCTCATGATGCTTGCTCAATGTGCATTTCATCACCTAAAACAGAAGTCGAATTTGGTTACGAGGAAAGGCaaatgtaatagacttgagTTCCTTAAGTATACAATTTATTCACTCTTTATGTCCAACCTGCCTGTAAGCAAGATCTCATTAATCTATGGGCGGGCCAATTAATATTTCCATGTACAGTGAAAAACACTCATCGAAGAATGATAAGAAAGTAATGTAAAACATGTGCACTAATATTTGGGA
The sequence above is drawn from the Eucalyptus grandis isolate ANBG69807.140 chromosome 11, ASM1654582v1, whole genome shotgun sequence genome and encodes:
- the LOC104425233 gene encoding disease resistance protein RPV1 encodes the protein MNAEPRRSDMVGFFLNLFYWFCRLFSSNSLEMEREEATHSKDPTYEASSSSTSPHVGDYEDGTKKPRGNDYEVFLSFRGKDTRKGFTDYLYTSLVNAGIHVFKDDNELRVGEEIGPELLCSITQSKISILIISEDYASSKWCLRELTQILKCKRTSDQIVLPIFYKVEPSQVRHLTGRLGDAINAHRENLDEMVVKEWEKALEEVSSLKGWESEKTNNGHEGAIVKTVVRKVMSELKRLFQLIVPEQLVGVDDRVEQIMSSIDDIFNGTKIIGIHGMGGIGKTTLAKVLYNKLSCKFEYLSFVADIRETCVRKGIECLQKQLISNIRGPSCDVSNVGEGIHVIKSRFTSKKVLILLMTWMIILT